The proteins below come from a single Poecilia reticulata strain Guanapo linkage group LG5, Guppy_female_1.0+MT, whole genome shotgun sequence genomic window:
- the lrrn1 gene encoding leucine-rich repeat neuronal protein 1 has product MARWKIDCCAQVLGGLVLVSVALSLVQSNDCPQLCVCEIRPWFTPQSTYREAITVDCNDLRLTRIPGNLSSETQVLLLQSNYIARTSEELEQLFNLTELDLSQNNFSTIRDVGLTNMSQLTTLHLEENQIMEMPDYCLQDLSNLQELYINHNHISTISANAFSGLHNLLRLHLNSNKLKTISSQWFDYTPNLEILMIGENPVVGIMDFNFKPLGNLRSLVLAGMDLKDIPGNAFVGLDNLESLSFYDNKLVGVPQRALQKLPNLKFLDLNKNPVHKIQEGDFKNMLRLKELGINNMGELVSIDRYALDNLPELTKLEATNNPKFSYINRQAFRDVPALESLMLNNNALNALYQSTVDALPNLREISIHSNPLRCDCVIQWMGSNKTTVRFMEPLSMFCSMPPEVRGMHVREVLQKRLLNQCLPLISHDTFPTHLSLEIGMTLDLDCRAISQPEPEIYWVTPMGHKVMTDTLSDKYRLSKEGTLRISHIQVEDSGRYTCVAQNSEGVDTKVTAIKVNGTLLDNTQLLKIYVKQTESHSILVSWKISSNVMASNLKWSSATMKIDNPHITYTARVPVDVHEYNLTHLQPATEYEVCLTVSSVQQQPQKSCVNVTTKQATFAVEISDQGTNTALAAVMGTMFALISLVLLGVYTAKRWKRKNYHHSLKKYMQKTSSIPLNELYPPLINLWEADSEKEKEGTSESKPSQVDTTRSYYMW; this is encoded by the coding sequence ATGGCTAGATGGAAGATAGACTGCTGTGCTCAGGTTCTTGGTGGCTTGGTTCTGGTTTCTGTAGCACTCTCTCTTGTCCAAAGCAATGACTGCCCTCAGCTGTGCGTGTGTGAAATCAGACCCTGGTTCACCCCTCAGTCCACCTACAGAGAAGCTATAACAGTGGACTGCAATGACCTTCGCCTAACACGGATCCCGGGAAACCTGTCCAGTGAAACTCAGGTTCTCCTCTTACAGAGCAACTACATCGCTAGGACCAGCGAGGAACTGGAGCAACTCTTCAACCTGACAGAACTGGACCTGTCTCAAAATAACTTCAGTACAATTCGAGATGTTGGTCTCACCAACATGTCCCAGCTAACCACGCTCCATCTGGAGGAGAACCAGATCATGGAAATGCCCGACTACTGTCTGCAGGACCTTAGCAACCTGCAGGAACTCTACATCAACCACAATCACATCAGCACCATTTCTGCCAATGCCTTCTCTGGGCTTCATAACCTACTCAGGCTTCACCTCAACTCCAACAAGCTCAAAACCATCAGCAGTCAGTGGTTTGATTATACGCCAAATCTGGAGATTCTCATGATCGGAGAGAACCCCGTTGTTGGGATTATGGACTTTAACTTCAAGCCGCTGGGCAACCTGAGGAGTCTGGTTTTAGCTGGGATGGATTTGAAAGATATTCCCGGGAACGCCTTTGTGGGACTTGACAATCTCGAGAGCCTCTCTTTCTACGACAACAAGTTGGTTGGAGTGCCTCAGAGAGCCCTTCAGAAACTACCGAACCTGAAATTCctggatttaaacaaaaacccaGTACACAAGATACAGGAGGGGGATTTCAAGAACATGCTCAGATTGAAGGAATTGGGGATAAATAACATGGGAGAGTTGGTTTCCATCGACCGTTACGCTTTGGACAACCTTCCTGAGCTCACTAAGCTAGAGGCAACAAACAACCCTAAGTTCTCTTATATCAACCGGCAGGCCTTTCGGGATGTCCCAGCTTTGGAGAGCCTGATGCTAAACAACAACGCCCTGAATGCCCTTTATCAGTCCACTGTGGATGCTCTGCCTAACTTGCGAGAGATCAGCATCCATAGCAACCCTCTGCGCTGTGACTGCGTCATCCAGTGGATGGGTTCCAACAAAACCACAGTGCGATTTATGGAGCCGCTGTCCATGTTCTGCTCCATGCCGCCAGAGGTCAGGGGTATGCATGTACGTGAGGTGCTGCAGAAAAGGTTGCTGAATCAGTGCTTGCCCCTAATCTCTCACGATACCTTCCCCACCCACCTCAGTTTAGAAATTGGCATGACCTTGGATTTAGACTGCAGAGCTATTTCACAACCTGAGCCTGAGATCTACTGGGTGACACCAATGGGGCACAAGGTTATGACTGACACTTTGTCTGACAAGTACCGCCTCAGCAAAGAGGGGACGCTGAGAATTTCCCACATCCAAGTTGAAGACTCCGGCCGGTACACCTGCGTGGCTCAAAACTCTGAGGGAGTCGACACAAAAGTGACAGCGATAAAGGTCAACGGCACTCTGCTGGACAACACGCAGCTCTTAAAGATCTACGTCAAACAGACGGAATCTCACTCCATCCTCGTCTCCTGGAAAATAAGCTCCAACGTCATGGCCTCCAACCTCAAGTGGTCGTCCGCGACTATGAAAATCGACAACCCTCACATCACTTACACGGCCAGGGTGCCCGTGGATGTCCACGAGTACAACCTGACGCATCTTCAGCCGGCGACCGAGTACGAAGTGTGCCTCACCGTATCCAGTGTCCAGCAACAGCCGCAGAAGTCGTGTGTGAACGTCACGACGAAGCAGGCGACCTTCGCGGTGGAAATATCCGATCAAGGGACCAACACGGCTCTGGCCGCAGTCATGGGAACGATGTTTGCGCTCATCAGCCTGGTTTTACTGGGTGTTTACACTGCCAAGAGGTGGAAGAGAAAGAATTATCACCATTCCCTGAAGAAGTACATGCAGAAGACCTCATCAATACCGTTGAATGAGCTGTACCCCCCTCTCATTAACCTGTGGGAGGCAGACAGTGAAAAGGAGAAGGAGGGCACCTCAGAGTCCAAACCCAGCCAGGTCGACACGACGCGCAGTTACTACATGTGGTGA